The proteins below come from a single Aegilops tauschii subsp. strangulata cultivar AL8/78 chromosome 6, Aet v6.0, whole genome shotgun sequence genomic window:
- the LOC109745598 gene encoding beta-fructofuranosidase, insoluble isoenzyme 4 → MFHHRHGCGWPFLLLLLLLFPFDESSLLRGQAAAADSHRVVLYPQSTRVSSIVSSKYRTAFHFQPPKNWINDPNGPLYYKGLYHLFYQYNPGSVVPGNKTWAHSVSADLVNWLRLESALDRTEPYDAKGCWSGSVTVLADGRPAILYTGADDVKNQAQCIAFPSNSSDPYLREWTKPSSNPVIRPDGPGLTPNQFRDPTTGWTGPDGQWRIAVGAELDGYSAALLYKSEDFVSWSRVDHPLYSSNSSTMWECPDFFAALPGNTSGLDLSAAIPNRAKHVLKMSLDSCDKYMVGVYDLEADKFVPDNVVDDRRLWLRIDYGNYYASKSFFDAKKGRRIIWGWANESDSSSDDAAKGWAGIQALPRTIWLDSDGSQLLQWPVEEVESLRRNETNHQGIELKKGDMFEIKGTDTLQADVEIEFEPGTMDEADAFDPSWLLNTEKHCREADASAPGGLGPFGLVVLASDDMEEHTAVHFRVYKSKHKHMILMCSDLRRSSLRSGLYTPAYGGFFEFDLEKEKKISLRTLIDRSAVESFGGGGRVCIMARVYPVALVDDRGAHMYAFNNGTTAVMVSQLKAWSMKRAQVNVKKG, encoded by the exons ATGTTCCACCATCGCCATGGCTGTGGCTGGccctttctcctcctcctcctcctgcttttCCCCTTTGATGAATCTTCTCTCTTGCGCGGACAAGCGGCGGCCGCCGATAGTCATAGGGTCGTCCTGTACCCTCAGTCCACGAGGGTCTCGTCCATCGTGAGCAGCAAGTACAGGACCGCCTTCCATTTCCAGCCACCCAAGAACTGGATCAACG ATCCAAATG GACCTCTGTACTACAAGGGCTTGTACCATCTCTTCTACCAGTACAACCCAGGCAGTGTGGTCCCGGGCAACAAGACCTGGGCCCATTCGGTCTCCGCCGACCTCGTCAACTGGCTCAGGCTCGAGTCGGCATTGGACCGGACCGAGCCCTACGACGCCAAGGGCTGCTGGTCCGGCTCGGTCACTGTCCTCGCCGATGGCCGGCCAGCCATCCTCTACACCGGCGCAGACGACGTGAAGAACCAGGCCCAGTGCATCGCCTTCCCCAGTAACAGCTCTGACCCGTACCTCAGGGAATGGACCAAACCCAGCAGCAACCCGGTGATCCGGCCGGATGGGCCGGGTCTGACCCCAAACCAGTTCAGGGATCCAACGACCGGCTGGACCGGACCGGACGGGCAGTGGAGGATAGCAGTTGGGGCCGAGCTGGACGGCTACAGTGCGGCACTCTTGTACAAGAGTGAGGACTTTGTGAGTTGGAGCAGGGTTGATCACCCGCTCTACTCCTCCAACTCATCCACCATGTGGGAGTGCCCCGACTTCTTCGCGGCACTGCCTGGCAACACCAGTGGACTGGACCTCTCCGCGGCGATCCCGAATCGCGCCAAGCATGTCCTCAAGATGAGCCTAGATTCCTGTGACAAGTACATGGTTGGGGTATATGATCTGGAGGCCGATAAGTTTGTGCCGGATAATGTCGTGGATGATAGGCGTCTGTGGCTGAGGATCGACTATGGCAATTACTATGCGTCAAAGTCATTCTTCGACGCAAAAAAGGGAAGGAGGATCATATGGGGCTGGGCTAATGAGTCAGATAGTTCGTCGGATGATGCCGCAAAAGGTTGGGCTGGGATCCAG GCGCTCCCCAGGACAATATGGTTAGACAGTGATGGCAGTCAGTTGCTGCAATGGCCCGTTGAAGAGGTCGAGTCCCTTCGAAGAAATGAAACTAATCATCAAGGAATAGAGCTGAAAAAGGGTGACATGTTTGAGATCAAGGGGACTGATACTTTGCAG GCGGATGTGGAGATAGAGTTTGAGCCGGGAACCATGGATGAAGCTGATGCTTTTGATCCTTCCTGGCTATTGAACACGGAGAAGCATTGCAGGGAAGCAGATGCATCAGCTCCTGGTGGCCTGGGGCCATTTGGGCTTGTGGTTCTAGCCTCTGATGACATGGAGGAGCACACTGCCGTGCACTTCAGAGTCTACAAATCAAAGCACAAGCACATGATTCTTATGTGCTCTGACCTAAGAAG GTCGTCCCTGAGATCAGGGCTGTACACACCGGCCTATGGAGGCTTCTTCGAATTTGACCTTGAAAAGGAAAAGAAGATATCTTTGAGAACATTG ATCGATCGTTCTGCGGTGGAGAGCTTTGGTGGTGGTGGCAGGGTCTGCATCATGGCTAGGGTCTACCCGGTCGCGCTGGTCGATGACAGAGGCGCTCATATGTATGCTTTTAACAATGGCACGACCGCGGTAATGGTGTCACAGCTCAAGGCATGGAGCATGAAGAGGGCACAGGTGAATGTGAAGAAGGGATGA